ATGCCGCTCACTTCCAGTATTGCGACGGGAATCGCATTGGGGTTCATCACGTACCCGCTGCTGAAAATTACAAAAGGACAAGGAAAGCAAGTCCCCTTGCTTCTTTACGTCTTCGCTGTGCTTTTCGCTTATCAGCTGTTATTCCTGCCGCATTAAGATTTGTTAGTAACCTGTCACATAATCTGACGAAGAACATTTCATTTACACGATTTTTACGGTATACTGTGTAAAGGACTACTGATTTTATAGGAGGTACAAACAGATGAGATTAATCCTTATTATGGCTGTTTGTTTTGCATTCTTATCTGCAATCCTTACAGGCGGATACGAAAACAAACCAGGCGAATCAAAAACTAAGTAAAAAAAACGGGATCGGCTTATGGCCAATCCCGTTTTCTTTATGTTAAATGTGCAAATTTCTGTTGACGAAGCGCTTCATAAATCAGGATGGCCGCTGTATTCGACAAATTCAACGATCGGATATGCTCGTCATTCATCGGTATACGCAAACAGCTTTCTTTAAACTTCTCCGTTATTTCATTCGGCAGTCCTGACGTTTCTTTTCCAAATACAAAGAAAATATCCTTGTCCGTATCCGAATAATCAAATGTATCATAACTTGTCTCACCGAATTTTGTAATGAAATAAAACTCTCCCTGCGGATAGGCATCCAAAAACTCCTGGATTCCCTCATGATACGTTATCTGAACATGCTCCCAGTAATCAAGTCCGGCACGCTTGAGCATCTTATCCTCCGTTGAAAACCCAAGCGGCTTTATTAAATGAAGTGCCGTGTCAGTGCCGGCACATGTACGTGCAATATTTCCCGTGTTCGCAGGAATCTGCGGTTCGAATAATGCGACATGAATCGTCATCTTACTACCTTCTTTCAATTAATATACAGCTGTTCCATAGCTTGCGTAATTTCAGCAAGAACAGACTCATCTTCCTCACTGTCCAGGCTTCTTGAAAGACCTTCCTGTGCTTCTGCAGTTCCAATTTGTCCAAGCGCCCAAGCAGCTGTACCTCTAATCATAGGCCTTGGATCATCACGCAGTAATCTGGTGAGCTCCGGCACTGCAGCCTCTTCCTTAAAATGCGCCAGAGCAATCAGCGCATTCCGCTGAATCGGATTTTTTCCGCGCCACGAACCCGACATATGACCGTACTGTTCTTTAAATTGACGGTTTGATAATGTCAGCATAGACAGCAGCAGCGGCTTAACACGCTCAGGCTCCGGCGTAAATGCCAGCTGATGGGTATGATTCATCCCTTTATTTTTCGGGCAAACGGTCTGACATGTATCGCAGCCATACAACCGGTTACCAATCTTGTGCCGAAATTCTTCGGGTACAGGTTTCTTTGTCTGTGTCAGAAATGCAATACAGCGCTGAGCATCTAATTGTCCCGGCTGCACAAGCGCGCCTGTCGGACATACATCCAGACATAAATTACAGTCCAGGCACTGATCTTCCATTGGCTCATCAGGCGCAAACGGCAGATTGGTGATCATCTCACCTAAATAAACATACGACCCGAATTCCGGTGTAATGATGGAACAATTCTTCGCTGACCATCCAATACCCGCACGTTCCGCCACTGCCCGGTCTGCAAGCTCACCTGTATCCACCATCGAACGCAGACGTGCATCCGGCACTTTGGTAAGAATGAATAATTCCAGCTGTGCAAGTTTGTCCCGCAATACCGTATGATAATCTTCACCCCAGGAAGCTCTGCAAAACATTCCTCGGCGTTCCCCTCTTTTTCCGCGGGGACTATCCGTCATTTTTGACGGATAGGCAACTGCTATAGAAATAATGCTTTCAGCCTGATCCAGCAATAAAAGCGGATTTGTTCGTTTTTCCACATCTGGCTCTTCAAAGCCGGATTGATAGTTCAGTTGCTGCTGTTGTTTCAGACGATCTTTCAACTGTACAAACGGGGCAGCTGTCGTAAAACCAATTTTGTCAATACCAATGGACGTCGCAAACGTTCGTATTTCATCCTGTAACTGAGCGACATTCACCATTCCCCGCCTCCCTTATGATAAGATGAAGTAAAATTACAAGCAGGTGATCCCGATGCAACTTACTGTCGATCCTTCTATATTTACGAAGATTCCTGATTTCAAATTAGGCATAATCTATTATAACAAAACAATCGTCTCTGCATCACCTCAGATGCTAAAAGGCCGGCTTCAATTATTTCAGGAACAAATTTATTTTGAGCTTTTAGATAAAGAGTTCGCAGATTTCCAAGGCCTCGCGGAATGGCAGGCTGTCTGGAGAACACTTGGGGCCGATCCTGCCGTCCGTCCTCCTGCCCTGCAATCACTGATGCAGCAAATCAGAGAACATCACTATACTCCATCTTTCCACAGTGCGGAGGATCTGAACATATTCTTTTCACTGCAATATGAAATCCCCGCTGTCATTTATGATACCGATAAAATAGCCGGGGACATCACACTGTCCATTGGAACTGCTGATGACGGCTATGAAGGCCTGAACAATGAATTCAACACCTTTGACAAACTGTTGCTGCTCAGCGACGGATACAGCCCATTCGGCAGTCCCTACGTCGACTCTATACGGACAGCTGTAACCGAAGAAACAGAAAATATTTTACAGCTGCTATTCATTCATCCTTCATTAGACAATGAGAAAGCTTTACAATTAACCGAAGCATGCGGAAAAATGTTTACCAGCATTAACGGCGGTGACTATACCGCTTTCCTGGCAGATAAACAACACCACTCCTGCACAATTACAAATGAGGTGGAATCATGAATATCACATTGGCTGAAGCGATTAAATTAAAAAGCATACTGTCTAAACAACTTCGCGAACTGGAAGCGGAAGCACATCGTGTCGCTTTCATCACGGTTGAAAAAGATGCGGCGCGACCAGCCGTTACACGAACACTGGAAGCTGTAGAAGCCGAAATGGATCAGGTGAGAAAAGATCAGCGTAGACTGGATTTTCTAATTTACGCAGCAAACAGTACACATACGGTAGAATTTGAAGGCCAGCATATAACACTGGTCGAAGCCATCGAGCTGGCAATTCAGCTGCGTGCGAAATCTTCTTTCTATAAAACATTTTCACTGGCAAATAAAGAAGAGATCCAATATGGCTTTGCAGAAGCCGCGACAGTCTACCGTATCGCATTATTTGATCCGGAAGAATACCGTCTAAAAGCACAGCGAGCTGAAAAAGCGGCACATCAGCTCTCCAATCGAATCAATATGAAAAACTATGCCATTGTTTTGGATTTTGACGGTTCCAACTACTTCTGACCTCAAAAAGGTGAGACTCCTTTTTGAGGCATAGAGTGACGATTGTGAAAACCTACATGATGAAACCAATCACTCATCACCCTTTACACATTGACCCATGACCAATAACCATCCATGTCCACGGCAATGAACCTTACTGCGCAACACCCTTTCACATGAATCCTCTATGGCCCGCTGTCCCTCTTTTTGATGGGCGGCGGGTATTTTCATACTTCCTGATCATAGTTCTATTTTATATAATGAAGAGTTACATCTCTTAGGACGTATACAGAGATAGGGATCACTTCATGATGGTTTCTAGCACTGGCACCTGAAATACAATTACTAATTCTGGATGTGATAAAAAGTTCCGTACCATGCTACATAAATTTCATCATGATGGGCATCATAACCTTTATCTAACTTAATGACTTTATGGGAGGTCTTTCATTTTGAATATAACGGAGAGCACGTTATCCATTTTTGCTTTAGGCGGCATAAATGAAATTGGTAAAAATATGTATGTGCTTCAATATGGAGATGACATCATCCTCATAGACTGTGGTGCCAAGTTCCCGGATGAAACCCTATTAGGCGTGGATTTAATTATTCAGGATATATCATACTTACAAAAAAACAAAAATAAAATCCGTGCCTTGCTTGTAACTCACGGGCATGAAGATCATATCGGCGGTATTCCATACTTACTGAAACAGCTAAGTATTCCCGTGTATGCCACTAATTTGACGCTCGGATTAATTACACTGAAATTGAAAGAACACGGGCTTTTGCGTGCAACGGAACTTAAAATGATTAATGCCGATTCGAATATCGAAGCCGGTGCGATGAACGTGACATTCTTTGAGGTAAATCATAGTATTCCAGATTGTCTGGGTATTGCCATTCATACGCCAGAAGGAACTGTGGTGCATACAGGCGACTTTAAGTTTGATTTAACACCTATAAATGGGAGGTATCCGGATTTTTATAAACTCGCTAAAATTGGTAACCGCGGGGTGCTGCTTTTATTATCCGAAAGCACTAATGCTGAAAGCCCGGGTTTCACACAATCTGAACGTATAGTTGGCGAACATATTGAAGATGCATTTCGAAAGGCCGACCAAAAAATATTTATCTCTACATTCGCATCAAACGTTTATCGTGTTCAGCAAATTATTAATGCTGCCGTAAAAACAAATCGAAAGGTTGCTTTGCTCGGCAGAAGTATGGTAAATATCGTATCAGTCGCAGCGGAACTAGGATATTTAACAATACCTGATGGCACTTTGATAGAGGCAAATGAAATCAATCGGATGGCACCAGATGAGGTTGTCATTATTTGTACAGGCAGTCAAGGTGAACCTATGGCAGCATTGTCCCGGTTATCCACTTCAAACTACCGTCAAGCATCTGTAGTGGCTGGAGACACCGTTATTCTTGCGTCCAGCCCTATACCTGGCAATGAAAAAAGCGTGTCGCACATCATCGATAATTTATTCCATTTAGGGGCCAAAGTTATCTATGGATCTGGCAGCACATCAGGTATGCATGTTTCAGGACATGCTTTCCAGGAAGAATTAAAACTCATGCTTACCTTGTTGAAGCCAACCTATTTCATTCCCATTCACGGTGAATATCGTATGCTTCAGCAACACCGGACATTAGCCGAATCGGTTGGCCTGAAAAGTGAGAACATCTTCATTATTAATAATGGAGATGTAGTAGATATTACCAACTCTGTTGCCACTCAAACGAGACGGGTACAAGCTGGTAATGTTTTCGTGGATGGACTGGGCATTGGAGATGTCGGGAAAATTGTATTGCGTGATCGTAAATTGCTCTCAGAAGAGGGAATGCTGATTGCTGTAGTTACCCTAGCCAAAATGGATTGTAAAATCATATCAAATCCGCATATAATTTCCCGTGGGTTTGTGTATGAACGTGCTGCGGAGGATCTCTATAATGAAGTGAATCAGCTAGTTATTACGATCGTTAACCAATCACAACGATCAAATGGAGATAAACGAAATGAATTAAAACATAACCTGAAGAAGGCAATTGAAAACCTGTTATACACCCAAACAAAAAGAAGGCCGATGATTCTTCCGTTCATAATTGAAATATAAACAGACAATCAAAAGCCCACTATTTTTTTCATTTTGCCCGCAATAAAGCTGAATGATTATTTCATCACTACTCTTTAAGCACGATACGTTCTCATAACCTGTAAAATGGAATAAGCCCCTTTTTATAAAGAAAAGCGACGATATTCAAAAAAGAACAAGGAATTTTTTTGAGAAAGAAACGTTTACAGTAAAATTGATGATGTGCTTTTTTAAGATCTCTCCATTGCTTGCAGTTTTTCTGTTGTCTGTATCGTGCAACATCAATGAGCTTTATCTTATTATTAGGAGTGATGATAATATTACGCAAGTGAATGTCTGAAGGATTTAAACCTAATTCCGAAGCCAGTGACAGTGCATAGTCTGTTTCTTTAATATGATCAGACGTAATGTGAATCCCGTGGGTCATACATTCAAAAAGTGTATGACCTTCAATGTAATCCATAACAATATAATTCAATCCGCTTTCATAAATAGTTGGAAAATAATCAACCTCTTGAAGTAAATTGTATATTTCAGATTCTTCTTCAGCAATGTACGCAGAATTTGGAAAGAACACTTTAATTGCTTTACTTGATGATTGAATTCTGAAAACAAATGCACTTCTCCCCGTTCCTACTAGCTTTAAAGAACTATCTGAGCTGATTAAGTGATTTTTCTCATTAATGATGACTGAATTTACAAGTTCTAGATAATTATTCAAAGTGCAACCTCCAATTACTTTAAAAAATAAAAAAAGACGCTATAACCAATTCCGGTCATAACGTCTTAAATAAAAATGACCTTACCAAATAATCGGTAAGGTCTCGCAAACAACAATTGTTGCCAATAAAGCCGGGGATTCATATCCCGTATTGACGACTTTACTGTATTAGCTACTCCCCTTAGTGGAAGTTGAATATTTTATTTTGTATAGCTACTATATGTGTAAATGACTTACATGTCAATCTGTTCCGACTTCCTTTAGCTTTTTATAGATAAACATAGATTCAAAAAGTGAAATGATCTTCCCATCCCTCTTGTTTTTACTACACATAAGGATGCCATAATTTAATGGTACGTTTACAAAACATGTTTCCAACATATAATCCTTCGATATTACTTACAGTGTATTAAATTTACTGGCATTTCTTTTACACTTCAGAGAGTGTGGAATAGAACTTAATGCCAGTCCGATTGCGGTAGCTTTCTTACAGAACATTTACTATTACAAGAAGTAAGTATATCATCCATACTTTAAAATTCCAACTTTCAATCCCTCAATATTTCACAGTAGATTAACAAAATAATTATTATATATATCATTTCGCAAACCAGTAAAAGAGATGGAGCTAAACCGCTTTTCAGCAATATAAATCCATCTCCTATTACAACACAACAGCTATTTAATTGGCACAGCACTTTACACATCGCTTATGATTTAGTTCTGGGTTTCGTGGGATCCCCTTTTGGAGATGGCAGATCAGTGGTTTCGGCTAGTTTCATTAGATAATATGTTTCCTCGCGTGCCATATGATCGGCCATTAAGGGAGACAGGGTTCCAAGCGTTTCTTTATTTATTCGCATTTCCTCCAATTCTTTTAGAAACGTTTTAAATATAGTCATTTCTAAATTTATGTTGCTGTGGAATTTATCTAATGCTGGAAACTTCATTACATTCGTACGTAAAAACCCAGCCATCTCAATAGCACTTAAATAAAAGGCTTCCCACTCTTTAGCGAATTTCTCACTTTTCTTTTTAAGTTGTTTTTCTACATTGTCTAAATTTTCATCAATTGCACCCGCATGTCCCGCAGCATCCAATAACCACAACAAGTCATGATGAAGTGAATGTACAGTTGGCGGCTTTTCTCCCTTTTCCAGACAGGTAAATATACGTATAGCTTCTTCGACTTCATTCACCATGTGATTTATGAAGGTTGGTGTTAAAGAAATTTTTATCTTTCCCACTAAATGTTGTTCTATCAATAATAATTTAAACTTCCGAATTTCTTCACTGGCTTTCTTGGCTTCTTTAGTTAATTTTATAAGGGATTGTTCATCCAAAGATTGCCTTGCGGTTGCAAGGTGATAATCAAATAATTCGATATAGTAACTAGCTGTCTTAATATTTTCTACTTCCTCCGGCGCTAAGGAATCATGCATAAAACGTCCGTGATCACCTAAGATCTGCAGCCAAAACCGCAGTTCAAATGAAGCCTCCTCAGAAAAACTTTTCAATAATATTCCCCCTCCGTTCTTTATGACCACTGATAGATTATCCTCTGCTGCTCCAGTTATTTGCAGCGGGCATCCGACATGAGTAAAATCTGTAAATGCGAAAGCCTTCTCTGATAGAAGCGTTATGCTAAATGGCTTTTGTAACTGGTTAGAAACCGCACTTTATTGAACCAAACCTCAATCGTGGCTACAGTCATTCAATTTTTCAGTGACCTGCCAACTCTACTTTCCCAGTGTATGATGTTATGATTTTTTTATGAAAATGGGATGAGGAAGGAAAATTGTGAATGTGAAATTCTAAAAATTGCACAGTTCCAAACTGTTGTTAAAAAGCTCTGAACTAACCCGTCATCGTCGCCTACGGGTTCAACTATTTCCGGTATATATACTGGACGATGGATCAGGTGCGGCGGCAAGTGCTGAAAGAATTGCACGCCTATGGCGGGAAAAGTGCAGGCAAATGCGTCATGTACTGTTTAAACCGGCGGCTAAATGGAGTATAAAAGAACGCTGGTATTTGAATCGCTGTTTTGGATGACTGAAAAATGTGCGGCAGGTATATGAACTGTTAGAAACGTACTGCGAATGGTTTGACTGGACCATGACAGCTGTGGCTGTGGTGGGGAAACGTCTGAAGGAGTTTTATCAAGAAGCGGAAACGAAGCAGATCTAAGCATTCTAAAAGGCGGTTAAGACATTTAGGAATTGGCAAGCGGTAATACTGAACAGCTTCATCTTCCCTTATTCCAGCGGTTTATTAGAAGAGATTAACCATAAAACGAAAATGATGGAACACAATGGGCGCGGTTCCCGACGTTTCGATCTCTTTCAGGCGAAGATTTTATTAAACATTCAATATTAATATATGAAGGGGCATTTGGGATGACGCGAATTTCCCCCACCCCGATATTTGACGTTGACCCAACATAGGTTCTAAATCAAATTGAGTCTACACCCCAACAAATATTATAGAATCCAAAATAAAAAGAATCTGCAAATGTTGATAGATCAACATTTGCAGATGCTTTATTCTCGCTTCAACGAGATCTGATGATACCCGAGGCCGGACTTGAACCGGCACGCCTCGCGGCATCGCATTTTGAGTGCGACGTGTCTGCCATTCCACCACTCGGGCACGTGTAAAAAACTATATAAAATATGGAGGCGGCAACCGGAATCGAACCGGTGGTAAGGGTGTTGCAGACCCGTGCCTTACCGCTTGGCTATGCCGCCAACATAGTGGAGCGGAAGACGGGATTCGAACCCGCGACCCCGACCTTGGCAAGGTCGTATTCTACCACTGAACTACTTCCGCAAAAGCTACTGGGGTAGCTGGATTCGAACCAACGAGTGACGGAGTCAAAGTCCGTTGCCTTACCGCTTGGCTATACCCCATTAATGGGGCGGACGAGGGGAATCGAACCCCCGAATGTCGGAACCACAATCCGATGCGTTAACCACTTCGCCACGCCCGCCATGTTATAATCACTTATAGTAAAGAAATAAATGTTCAATACTTTCAGTTGTATGGGGCGGACGAGGGGAATCGAACCCCCGAATGTCGGAACCACAATCCGATGCGTTAACCACTTCGCCACGCCCGCCACAATAATTAATTTAAGGAAACAGGGGCAGTAGGAATCGAACCCACACCAAAGGTTTTGGAGACCTCTATTCTACCGTTGAACTATGCCCCTAAATGGTGGTGGGGGACGGATTCGAACCGCC
The Sporosarcina sp. P33 genome window above contains:
- the trmL gene encoding tRNA (uridine(34)/cytosine(34)/5-carboxymethylaminomethyluridine(34)-2'-O)-methyltransferase TrmL, whose amino-acid sequence is MTIHVALFEPQIPANTGNIARTCAGTDTALHLIKPLGFSTEDKMLKRAGLDYWEHVQITYHEGIQEFLDAYPQGEFYFITKFGETSYDTFDYSDTDKDIFFVFGKETSGLPNEITEKFKESCLRIPMNDEHIRSLNLSNTAAILIYEALRQQKFAHLT
- the queG gene encoding tRNA epoxyqueuosine(34) reductase QueG: MNVAQLQDEIRTFATSIGIDKIGFTTAAPFVQLKDRLKQQQQLNYQSGFEEPDVEKRTNPLLLLDQAESIISIAVAYPSKMTDSPRGKRGERRGMFCRASWGEDYHTVLRDKLAQLELFILTKVPDARLRSMVDTGELADRAVAERAGIGWSAKNCSIITPEFGSYVYLGEMITNLPFAPDEPMEDQCLDCNLCLDVCPTGALVQPGQLDAQRCIAFLTQTKKPVPEEFRHKIGNRLYGCDTCQTVCPKNKGMNHTHQLAFTPEPERVKPLLLSMLTLSNRQFKEQYGHMSGSWRGKNPIQRNALIALAHFKEEAAVPELTRLLRDDPRPMIRGTAAWALGQIGTAEAQEGLSRSLDSEEDESVLAEITQAMEQLYIN
- a CDS encoding B3/4 domain-containing protein, whose amino-acid sequence is MQLTVDPSIFTKIPDFKLGIIYYNKTIVSASPQMLKGRLQLFQEQIYFELLDKEFADFQGLAEWQAVWRTLGADPAVRPPALQSLMQQIREHHYTPSFHSAEDLNIFFSLQYEIPAVIYDTDKIAGDITLSIGTADDGYEGLNNEFNTFDKLLLLSDGYSPFGSPYVDSIRTAVTEETENILQLLFIHPSLDNEKALQLTEACGKMFTSINGGDYTAFLADKQHHSCTITNEVES
- a CDS encoding ribonuclease J, giving the protein MNITESTLSIFALGGINEIGKNMYVLQYGDDIILIDCGAKFPDETLLGVDLIIQDISYLQKNKNKIRALLVTHGHEDHIGGIPYLLKQLSIPVYATNLTLGLITLKLKEHGLLRATELKMINADSNIEAGAMNVTFFEVNHSIPDCLGIAIHTPEGTVVHTGDFKFDLTPINGRYPDFYKLAKIGNRGVLLLLSESTNAESPGFTQSERIVGEHIEDAFRKADQKIFISTFASNVYRVQQIINAAVKTNRKVALLGRSMVNIVSVAAELGYLTIPDGTLIEANEINRMAPDEVVIICTGSQGEPMAALSRLSTSNYRQASVVAGDTVILASSPIPGNEKSVSHIIDNLFHLGAKVIYGSGSTSGMHVSGHAFQEELKLMLTLLKPTYFIPIHGEYRMLQQHRTLAESVGLKSENIFIINNGDVVDITNSVATQTRRVQAGNVFVDGLGIGDVGKIVLRDRKLLSEEGMLIAVVTLAKMDCKIISNPHIISRGFVYERAAEDLYNEVNQLVITIVNQSQRSNGDKRNELKHNLKKAIENLLYTQTKRRPMILPFIIEI
- a CDS encoding serine/threonine protein kinase, with the translated sequence MNNYLELVNSVIINEKNHLISSDSSLKLVGTGRSAFVFRIQSSSKAIKVFFPNSAYIAEEESEIYNLLQEVDYFPTIYESGLNYIVMDYIEGHTLFECMTHGIHITSDHIKETDYALSLASELGLNPSDIHLRNIIITPNNKIKLIDVARYRQQKNCKQWRDLKKAHHQFYCKRFFLKKIPCSFLNIVAFLYKKGLIPFYRL
- a CDS encoding DUF2935 domain-containing protein, which encodes MKSFSEEASFELRFWLQILGDHGRFMHDSLAPEEVENIKTASYYIELFDYHLATARQSLDEQSLIKLTKEAKKASEEIRKFKLLLIEQHLVGKIKISLTPTFINHMVNEVEEAIRIFTCLEKGEKPPTVHSLHHDLLWLLDAAGHAGAIDENLDNVEKQLKKKSEKFAKEWEAFYLSAIEMAGFLRTNVMKFPALDKFHSNINLEMTIFKTFLKELEEMRINKETLGTLSPLMADHMAREETYYLMKLAETTDLPSPKGDPTKPRTKS